The following are from one region of the Numenius arquata chromosome 23, bNumArq3.hap1.1, whole genome shotgun sequence genome:
- the NFE2L1 gene encoding endoplasmic reticulum membrane sensor NFE2L1 isoform X2: MLSLKKYFTEGLIQFTILLSLIGVRVDVDTYLNSQLPPLREIILGQSSAYTQTQFHNLRNTLDGYGIHPKSVDLDYYFTARRLLNQVRALDRFQVPTTEVNAWLVHRDPEGSVSGSQPSAGIALENGSGLQDGNSPDNGVRESGAEQGFGEELEDLGAVAAPVNGDLTKEDIDLGAGREIFDYSHRQKESEVDKELSDGRERGDSWRSGGNEILDRNLLVDGETGESFPAQVPGAEDQTALSLEECLRLLEATFPFGENSEFPAADVSTLSEAVPGESRPAGIQTSLLSPLLAETESPFDLEQQWQDLMSIMEMQAMEVNNTTAETLYNGTSGDLLTSNYSLAPNTPINQNVSLHQASLGSCSQDFSLFSSEIESPTMAGSSALLQLAPDNSTGLNTTFGSTNLSGIFFPPQLNSTVNETAGPELPDPLGGLLDEAMLDEISLMDLAIEEGFNPVQASQLEEEFDSDSGLSLDSGHSPASLSSSEASSSSSSSSSSSSSSSFSEEGAVGYSSDSENVDFEEAEGAVGYQPEYSKFCRMSYQDPSQLHYLPYLEHVGHNHTYNMAPGALDPEEPKLPNAGKKSSKEKPSEFLDKQMSRDEHRARAMKIPFTNDKIINLPVEEFNELLSKYQLSEAQLSLIRDIRRRGKNKMAAQNCRKRKLDTILNLERDVEDLQRDKSKLLREKVEFLKSIRQMKQKVQNLYQEVFGRLRDENGQPYSPSQYALQYASDGSVILIPRAVADQQVRRQERKQKDRRK, encoded by the exons ATGCTTTCTCTGAAGAAATACTTCACCGAAGGCCTCATCCAGTTCACCATTCTGCTCAGCCTGATCGGCGTTCGCGTGGACGTGGACACCTACCTGAACTCGCAGCTCCCTCCTCTGCGGGAGATCATTCTTGGCCAGAGCTCCGCTTACACCCAGACCCAGTTTCACAACCTGCGTAACACCTTGGATGGCTATGGCATCCACCCAAAAAGCGTAGACCTGGACTATTACTTCACCGCTCGCAGGCTACTCAACCAGGTGAGGGCCCTGGACAGGTTTCAGGTGCCCACCACCGAAGTCAACGCTTGGTTGGTGCACAGAGACCCCGAAGGCTCCGTCTCCGGTAGCCAGCCCAGCGCTGGCATCGCCTTAGAGAACGGCAGCGGCCTGCAGGATGGGAACAGTCCTGACAACGGGGTGAGGGAGAGCGGAGCAGAGCAAGGCTTTGGGGAAGAACTGGAAGATTTGGGAGCGGTGGCTGCCCCGGTGAATGGAGACCTGACCAAAGAG GATATTGATCTCGGCGCTGGGCGAGAGATTTTTGACTACAGCCACCGTCAGAAAGAGAGCGAAGTGGACAAAGAGCTGAGCGATGGGAGGGAGCGCGGGGACAGCTGGAGGAGCGGAGGGAATGAGATCTTGGATAGAAACCTACTAGTTGATGGAGAGACCGGGGAGAGTTTCCCTGCGCAG GTGCCCGGTGCGGAGGATCAGacagccctgtccctggaggagtGCCTTAGGCTGCTGGAGGCCACCTTCCCTTTCGGGGAGAATTCAGAG TTCCCAGCTGCGGATGTCTCCACCCTGAGCGAAGCCGTGCCCGGCGAGAGCAGGCCGGCGGGCATCCAGACCagcctgctgtcccctctcctcgCCGAGACCGAGTCGCCCTTCGATCTGGAGCAGCAGTGGCAGGACCTCATGTCTATCATGGAAATGCAG GCTATGGAAGTGAACAACACAACCGCAGAAACCCTCTACAACGGCACGAGCGGGGACCTGCTGACTTCTAACTACAGCCTCGCCCCCAACACTCCCATCAATCAGAATGTCAGCCTGCATCAGGCCTCCCTGGGGAGCTGCTCGCAGGACTTCTCCCTCTTCAGCTCCGAAATCGAAAGCCCCACCATGGCTGGTAGCTCGGCCTTGCTCCAGCTGGCGCCGGACAACTCCACCGGCCTCAACACCACCTTCGGCTCCACCAACTTGAGCGGcatcttcttccctccccagttGAACAGCACGGTCAACGAGACGGCCGGCCCCGAGCTGCCGGACCCGCTGGGAGGTCTTTTAGACGAAGCCATGCTTGATGAGATCAGCTTGATGGACTTGGCCATTGAAGAAGGTTTCAACCCGGTGCAGGCCTCCCAGCTGGAAGAGGAGTTTGATTCCGACTCAGGTCTTTCCCTGGATTCCGGCCACAGTCCTGCTTCTCTGAGCAGCTCAgaagcttcctcctcctcctcctcttcttcctcctcctcttcctcctcctcgtttTCTGAGGAAGGAGCTGTCGGCTACAGCTCAGACTCTGAAAACGTGGACTTTGAAGAAGCGGAAGGGGCGGTTGGATACCAGCCAGAGTACAGCAAGTTCTGCCGCATGAGCTACCAGGACCCGTCGCAGCTCCATTACTTGCCTTACCTGGAGCACGTTGGCCACAACCACACCTACAACATGGCGCCGGGGGCCCTGGATCCCGAGGAGCCCAAACTGCCCAACGCGGGGAAGAAGAGCAGCAAGGAGAAGCCGTCCGAGTTCCTGGATAAGCAGATGAGCAGAGACGAGCATCGAGCCAGAGCCATGAAGATCCCTTTCACCAATGACAAGATCATCAACCTGCCGGTGGAGGAGTTCAACGAGCTCCTCTCCAAGTACCAGCTGAGCGAGGCCCAGCTCAGCCTCATCCGTGACATCCGGAGGCGAGGCAAGAACAAGATGGCTGCCCAAAACTGCCGCAAGAGGAAGCTGGACACCATCCTCAACTTGGAACGGGACGTGGAGGACTTGCAACGGGACAAATCCAAACTGCTCAGGGAGAAAGTGGAATTCCTCAAATCCATCCGCCAGATGAAGCAAAAGGTGCAGAACCTCTACCAAGAAGTCTTCGGCCGCCTGCGGGACGAAAACGGCCAGCCCTACTCCCCCAGCCAGTACGCCCTGCAGTACGCCAGCGACGGCAGCGTCATCTTGATACCCCGCGCCGTGGCCGACCAGCAGGTCCGGCGGCAGGAGCGGAAACAGAAGGACCGAAGGAAGtga